From the genome of Nicotiana sylvestris chromosome 2, ASM39365v2, whole genome shotgun sequence, one region includes:
- the LOC104235039 gene encoding cyclic nucleotide-gated ion channel 2, protein MSSRQDLRFFLSRWFGIFRRRSVQPDNSDDNEDDSNPISNSIECYACTQVGVPVFHSTSCDQANPPEWEASAGSSLVPIQNRTNNSRTGKSRSSHNRHPSGPFGSVLDPRSKRVQRWNRFILLARGMALAVDPLFFYALSIGRGGSPCLYMDGGLAAIVTVIRTCLDAVHLFHLWLQFRLAYVSRESLVVGCGKLVWDARAIAAHYVRSVKGFWFDTFVVLPVPQVVFWLVVPKLIREEQIKLIMTILLLMFLFQFLPKVYHSISLMRRMQKVTGYIFGTIWWGFGLNLIAYFIASHVAGGCWYVLSIQRVASCLRQQCEQKASCNLSLSCSEEVCYQFLLPTGTVGNPCAGNSTTVMRKPLCLDVNGPFPYGIYKWALPVVSSRSVTVKILYPIFWGLMTLSTFGNDLEPTSHWLEVIFSICLVLSGLMLFTLLIGNIQVFLHAVMAKKRKMQLRCRDMEWWMKRRQLPSQLRQRVRHFEHQRWAMMGGEDEMELVKDLPEGLRRDIKRFLCLDLIKKVPLFHSLDDLILDNICDRVKPLVFSKDEKIIREGDPVHRVVFIVRGRVKSSQNLSKGMVATSILEPGGFFGDELLSWCLRRPFIDRLPASSATFTCIESTEAFGLDANHLRFITDHFRYKFANERLKRTARYYSSNWRTWAAVNIQLAWRRYMVRTSRPVNQVTENGDSDHRLRKYAAMFLSIRPHDHLE, encoded by the exons ATGTCTTCTCGCCAAGACCTCCGCTTCTTCCTCTCAAG GTGGTTCGGCATATTCCGACGAAGATCAGTTCAACCTGACAACAGCGACGACAACGAAGATGACAGCAACCCAATCTCAAACTCCATTGAATGTTATGCATGCACTCAAGTTGGCGTCCCAGTTTTCCACTCCACTAGTTGCGACCAAGCTAACCCACCGGAGTGGGAAGCTTCAGCCGGTTCCTCGCTAGTTCCAATTCAGAACCGGACTAATAATTCCAGAACCGGAAAATCCCGGTCCAGTCACAACCGGCATCCGTCGGGTCCATTCGGAAGTGTGTTAGACCCTCGAAGCAAGCGCGTGCAGAGATGGAATCGATTCATTTTGTTGGCACGTGGCATGGCCTTAGCCGTTGATCCTCTCTTCTTTTACGCCTTATCCATCGGCCGTGGTGGATCGCCGTGCTTGTACATGGACGGCGGACTTGCGGCTATCGTCACGGTGATACGGACTTGCCTCGACGCCGTACACCTCTTCCACTTGTGGTTGCAGTTTCGGTTGGCGTACGTGTCGAGAGAGTCGCTAGTTGTTGGGTGTGGGAAACTCGTGTGGGACGCGCGTGCGATTGCTGCTCACTATGTTCGGTCCGTTAAAGGATTCTGGTTCGATACTTTTGTCGTCCTACCCGTCCCTCAG GTTGTATTTTGGCTGGTGGTTCCAAAACTAATAAGAGAAGAGCAGATCAAGCTTATAATGACAATCCTTCTACTAATGTTCTTGTTCCAGTTCCTCCCCAAAGTATATCACAGCATAAGCTTAATGAGAAGAATGCAAAAGGTTACTGGATATATTTTTGGTACCATTTGGTGGGGATTTGGCCTTAATCTCATTGCTTATTTTATTGCTTCTCAT GTTGCTGGGGGTTGCTGGTATGTACTATCTATACAAAGAGTAGCTTCATGTCTAAGGCAGCAGTGTGAACAGAAAGCTTCTTGTAATCTGTCTTTGTCATGCTCAGAGGAGGTTTGTTATCAGTTTCTATTGCCAACAGGAACTGTGGGAAATCCATGTGCTGGGAACTCAACAACAGTGATGAGGAAGCCACTGTGTTTAGATGTTAATGGACCATTTCCATATGGAATATACAAATGGGCTCTACCTGTTGTTTCTAGTAGGTCTGTCACTGTGAAGATTCTTTATCCCATCTTTTGGGGATTGATGACCCTTAG TACATTTGGCAATGACTTAGAACCGACGAGTCATTGGCTAGAAGTTATCTTCAGTATATGCCTTGTGCTTAGTGGATTGATGCTCTTCACTCTGTTGATAGGGAATATCCAG GTGTTTTTACACGCGGTGATggcaaagaagagaaaaatgcaATTGAGGTGCAGGGATATGGAATGGTGGATGAAGAGGAGACAATTGCCATCACAATTGAGACAAAGAGTTCGCCACTTTGAACACCAGAGATGGGCTATGATGGGTGGAGAAGATGAGATGGAACTCGTAAAAGACTTGCCAGAAGGACTTCGAAGGGATATCAAACGCTTTCTTTGCCTTGATCTTATTAAAAAG GTTCCTCTGTTCCATAGTTTGGATGATCTAATTCTAGACAACATCTGTGATCGAGTTAAGCCATTGGTCTTCTCCAAAGATGAGAAG ATCATTAGAGAAGGAGATCCCGTGCACCGGGTGGTGTTCATTGTTCGTGGGCGAGTAAAAAGTAGCCAAAACCTCAGTAAAGGGATGGTCGCGACCAGCATACTTGAGCCTGGAGGCTTCTTTGGAGATGAGCTTCTTTCCTGGTGCTTACGCCGTCCCTTCATTGACAGACTTCCAGCTTCTTCAGCAACCTTTACTTGCATAGAATCCACAGAAGCATTTGGCTTAGATGCAAACCATCTACGATTTATCACAGATCACTTCAGATACAAATTTGCAAACGAGAGGCTTAAGCGAACAGCAAGGTATTATTCATCCAATTGGAGAACATGGGCTGCTGTGAATATACAGTTAGCTTGGCGTCGTTACATGGTGAGGACAAGCCGTCCTGTGAATCAGGTAACGGAGAATGGGGATAGTGATCATCGCCTTCGAAAGTATGCTGCAATGTTCTTGTCAATCAGGCCACATGATCATCTTGAGTAG